Proteins found in one Methanothermobacter thermautotrophicus genomic segment:
- a CDS encoding thiamine pyrophosphate-binding protein, whose amino-acid sequence MKMCAEVLVGILEEAGFTHIFGHPGEQMLPLYEALRRSGIEHVLMRHEQGAVHAADGYARASGGPAVCVATGGPGALNLVMGVAAANTDSVPLIALTGDLPRGGGPGRFQEADLEAVFRPVTRMSMTPWSVDEASRMLAESIESLRRGLTGVIHINLPRDVLEEDSKRPLKSSGVWKELPDISSALELLRSSERPLVLAGGGIIWGNAIDEFREFIENARIPVVTTYSARGVLPEDHPLCLGMAGTRGTPAANHAAGNCDVLLVLGARLSERTLAATGNARVIHVNTDPSVLRGDVVLQMDVGDFLRVMPELKGPSWWLEELAAYRRANPPISELPAPEGGAFVTSTAVRGILDAAPYATIVNDAGSHTTWVTLHRRVLRERSLIFSGGFGPMGYGLPAAIGAKLADPSEDVIMIAGDGGFQMTVQELGTVAELDLPITMCILNNQKLDVIRQWQEMKYGASYSVELKNPDFIKLADAYGIGAERVRRAEDVPGAVERALDSGEPRILEFMVEGEDIPLPRVRP is encoded by the coding sequence ATGAAGATGTGTGCTGAGGTCCTTGTCGGGATCCTTGAGGAAGCTGGTTTCACCCATATATTCGGGCACCCCGGTGAACAGATGCTGCCCCTCTATGAGGCTCTGAGAAGATCCGGGATTGAACATGTTCTCATGAGACACGAGCAGGGAGCCGTCCACGCTGCAGATGGCTACGCCAGGGCATCAGGTGGACCTGCGGTTTGTGTTGCCACTGGAGGGCCCGGCGCCCTTAACCTTGTTATGGGTGTGGCTGCTGCAAACACAGATTCTGTGCCCCTAATCGCCTTAACCGGTGACCTGCCCCGTGGTGGGGGTCCTGGAAGGTTTCAGGAGGCTGACCTTGAGGCGGTCTTCAGGCCTGTCACAAGGATGAGCATGACCCCCTGGAGTGTTGATGAGGCCTCCAGGATGCTGGCTGAATCCATAGAATCCCTGAGGAGGGGGCTTACCGGTGTTATACACATAAACCTGCCAAGGGACGTCCTAGAGGAGGATTCGAAACGCCCCTTGAAGTCATCTGGAGTGTGGAAAGAACTCCCAGACATCAGCAGTGCGCTGGAGCTCCTCAGATCCTCTGAAAGGCCCCTTGTACTTGCAGGGGGTGGTATAATCTGGGGGAATGCTATTGATGAGTTCAGGGAATTCATAGAGAATGCCAGGATCCCTGTGGTGACCACCTACAGTGCAAGGGGTGTTCTACCTGAGGACCATCCCCTCTGCCTGGGAATGGCAGGTACCAGGGGGACACCGGCAGCTAACCATGCTGCTGGGAACTGTGACGTCCTCCTCGTCCTCGGGGCGAGGCTCTCAGAGAGGACCCTGGCAGCCACGGGCAATGCAAGGGTAATACACGTAAACACTGACCCCTCTGTACTGAGGGGAGATGTTGTGCTGCAGATGGATGTTGGGGATTTCCTCAGGGTCATGCCTGAATTAAAGGGCCCCTCATGGTGGCTTGAGGAACTTGCAGCCTACAGGAGGGCCAACCCTCCAATCAGTGAGTTACCAGCCCCTGAGGGGGGTGCATTTGTAACATCAACCGCTGTGAGGGGTATCCTTGATGCAGCCCCCTATGCCACCATAGTCAACGACGCAGGCAGCCACACCACATGGGTGACCCTCCACAGGAGGGTTCTCCGTGAGCGCTCCCTCATATTCTCGGGTGGCTTCGGACCCATGGGTTACGGCCTCCCGGCTGCCATCGGTGCAAAGCTTGCGGATCCATCAGAGGATGTCATCATGATAGCAGGTGACGGCGGATTTCAGATGACGGTCCAGGAACTTGGCACAGTTGCTGAGCTGGATCTTCCCATCACCATGTGCATCCTGAATAACCAGAAGCTTGATGTTATAAGGCAGTGGCAGGAGATGAAATACGGGGCCAGTTATTCTGTTGAACTGAAGAACCCTGATTTCATTAAACTTGCAGATGCCTATGGTATAGGGGCTGAGAGGGTCCGGAGAGCTGAAGATGTCCCGGGTGCCGTGGAGAGGGCTCTTGATTCAGGTGAACCTCGCATACTGGAGTTCATGGTTGAAGGGGAGGACATACCTCTCCCAAGGGTCAGGCCCTGA
- a CDS encoding alanine--glyoxylate aminotransferase family protein — protein MDETLLMIPGPTRVAQRVLKAMSENIVNHRSALFGKILTETTDMMSDVFRTSNKSYLLTGSGTAAMEAAVANIVEPGDKILNVVGGKFGQRFAQIVEAFGGESITIDVEWGKAVNPDDIGYTLEENDDIKAVTVVHNETSTGVANPIREIGKIMDDYDALYIVDTVSSLGGDEVDVDGYGIDICVTGSQKCLAAPPGMAAITLSEDAWSVIDAVDNPRTYYLNLKKYRKSGDAEPPETPYTPAVSLIYAMHEALKVIMEEGLNNRIKRHRIAAEATRNAVKALNLELFPDEAVSSTTVTAVNLPEGVTDGELRGTMRNKYHVELAGGQDHLKGRIFRIGHMGNITHRELITTFSALEMTLRELGFEVEMGEAVAAVADTYLPEDL, from the coding sequence ATGGATGAAACACTGCTTATGATTCCCGGGCCGACAAGGGTGGCCCAGAGAGTCCTCAAGGCAATGTCAGAGAACATTGTTAACCACAGGAGCGCCCTATTCGGCAAGATCCTGACTGAAACGACTGATATGATGTCCGATGTTTTCAGGACCAGCAATAAGTCTTACCTTCTGACGGGTTCAGGGACAGCTGCAATGGAAGCCGCAGTTGCAAACATTGTAGAACCCGGAGATAAGATTCTGAATGTTGTTGGGGGTAAATTCGGCCAGAGGTTCGCCCAGATAGTGGAGGCATTCGGAGGCGAATCCATCACAATAGACGTAGAGTGGGGCAAAGCCGTTAACCCTGACGATATTGGATACACCCTCGAGGAGAATGATGATATAAAGGCAGTCACCGTAGTCCACAATGAGACATCAACGGGGGTGGCTAACCCCATCAGGGAGATAGGGAAGATAATGGACGACTACGACGCCCTCTACATAGTTGACACAGTATCATCCCTTGGAGGGGATGAGGTCGATGTTGATGGCTACGGCATAGACATCTGCGTTACAGGTTCCCAGAAGTGCCTCGCAGCACCCCCTGGCATGGCAGCCATAACCCTTAGTGAAGACGCATGGAGTGTCATTGACGCTGTTGATAATCCCAGGACATATTACCTGAACCTCAAAAAGTACAGGAAGAGCGGTGACGCAGAGCCACCTGAAACACCATACACACCTGCAGTTTCACTCATATACGCAATGCATGAGGCCCTCAAGGTTATAATGGAGGAGGGACTCAACAACAGGATAAAGAGGCACAGGATAGCTGCTGAAGCTACGAGGAATGCGGTGAAGGCCCTCAACCTCGAACTGTTCCCTGATGAAGCAGTCTCATCAACAACGGTCACGGCTGTTAATCTCCCAGAGGGAGTTACAGATGGTGAACTGAGGGGGACAATGAGGAACAAGTACCATGTTGAGCTTGCAGGGGGACAGGACCACCTCAAGGGAAGGATATTCAGGATAGGCCACATGGGTAACATAACCCACAGGGAACTTATAACAACATTCTCAGCCCTTGAGATGACCCTCAGGGAGCTTGGATTTGAGGTTGAAATGGGAGAGGCCGTTGCAGCAGTTGCAGACACATACCTCCCAGAGGACCTCTAA
- a CDS encoding 6-hydroxymethylpterin diphosphokinase MptE-like protein — protein MEVQEWLRWYTRILDDFGFEREADEESASYLDAFLREHGCPRVEDLDIRSRDFIVFGAGPSLRSHLKRFRALHESMTVISADGATTALLEEDVVPDIIVTDLDGRMEDILDANRLGAVVVVHAHGNNLPALRRYLPLLQNVIGTTQSIPHGCLHNFGGFTDGDRAVFLAAALGAERIVLAGMDFGEVVTRYSRPDMDSELGPADPVKRLKLEYASKLIDWLEMNMNVRIERW, from the coding sequence ATGGAAGTTCAGGAATGGCTCAGGTGGTACACCCGTATACTTGATGACTTTGGATTTGAGAGGGAGGCTGACGAGGAGTCAGCATCATACCTGGACGCCTTCCTCAGGGAACACGGATGCCCAAGGGTTGAGGACCTTGATATCAGGTCCAGGGACTTCATTGTATTCGGGGCCGGACCATCACTCAGATCCCACCTCAAAAGGTTCAGGGCCCTCCATGAATCCATGACAGTTATCTCGGCAGATGGTGCCACGACTGCACTTCTCGAGGAGGATGTGGTTCCTGATATAATCGTAACTGACCTTGATGGCAGGATGGAGGATATACTCGATGCAAACCGGCTGGGGGCCGTTGTGGTGGTCCATGCCCACGGGAACAACCTCCCAGCACTGAGGAGGTACCTTCCACTCCTCCAGAATGTCATAGGGACAACCCAGAGCATCCCTCATGGTTGTCTCCACAATTTTGGTGGATTCACCGATGGTGATCGGGCTGTTTTCCTTGCTGCAGCCCTTGGCGCTGAGCGTATAGTTCTGGCGGGTATGGACTTCGGTGAGGTCGTCACAAGGTACTCAAGGCCTGATATGGACTCTGAGCTTGGGCCCGCCGATCCTGTTAAGAGGCTCAAACTCGAGTATGCCAGTAAACTGATAGACTGGCTTGAGATGAACATGAATGTCCGGATAGAGAGATGGTGA
- the cdc6-2 gene encoding ORC1-type DNA replication protein Cdc6-2 produces the protein MKGDKRRDIRDILLHDETLFRNMHAFDPDYVPENYRYRESQMEALAVCIRPALRNGRPVNAVILGSCATGKTTAIKKIFEMAESTSESVVCCYINCQLHTTRFGIFSQIYSRIFGHQPPETGVPFSRIYQAIMQHLASENRALVVALDDINHLFYSKNANKVLYDILRAHEVFEGVRTGVFAVLSDIEFRYALDKNVDSIFIPQEIVFPPYTREEVFNILRDRVRVGFYPGVISDELIERITDHTMDTGDLRYGIDLLRVCGNLAEADASPMITGEHLERAIKSTGPVNLIHTVRTLNENEREFLRILADAGDDITAGALYELFRESTGSSYSSFNRIIEKLEFLRLIDTRLTGKGVRGNSRILIPRFSREDLGRCPGF, from the coding sequence ATGAAAGGCGATAAGAGGCGTGATATAAGGGATATACTCCTGCATGATGAGACCCTATTCAGGAACATGCATGCCTTTGACCCAGACTATGTTCCTGAAAATTACAGGTACAGGGAGTCACAGATGGAGGCCCTTGCAGTGTGTATAAGGCCCGCCCTGAGGAATGGGAGGCCCGTCAATGCCGTTATCCTGGGGTCATGTGCAACAGGTAAGACAACCGCCATCAAGAAGATATTTGAAATGGCTGAATCAACATCAGAGAGCGTTGTCTGCTGCTACATAAACTGTCAGCTCCACACCACCCGATTCGGGATCTTCTCACAGATCTACAGCAGGATATTCGGGCACCAGCCACCTGAAACAGGTGTCCCCTTCTCACGGATATATCAGGCCATAATGCAGCACCTTGCAAGCGAGAACAGGGCCCTTGTGGTTGCCCTTGATGACATCAACCACCTCTTCTACAGTAAAAACGCCAACAAGGTGCTCTACGATATACTGAGGGCTCATGAGGTGTTTGAGGGTGTGAGGACCGGTGTATTCGCTGTTCTTTCGGATATAGAGTTCAGGTACGCCCTTGATAAAAATGTTGACTCCATATTCATACCCCAGGAGATCGTATTCCCACCCTACACACGTGAAGAGGTGTTCAACATACTCAGGGATCGTGTCAGGGTGGGGTTCTACCCGGGCGTCATATCCGATGAACTCATTGAGAGGATAACCGACCATACAATGGATACAGGGGACCTCAGATACGGTATAGACCTCCTCAGGGTCTGTGGAAACCTTGCAGAGGCCGATGCATCACCCATGATAACAGGGGAACACCTTGAAAGGGCCATTAAGAGCACAGGACCAGTTAATCTGATCCACACAGTGAGGACCCTGAATGAAAATGAGAGGGAGTTCCTGAGGATACTTGCAGATGCTGGTGATGATATAACAGCGGGAGCTCTCTATGAGCTCTTCAGGGAGAGTACGGGGTCAAGCTACTCATCCTTCAACAGGATAATTGAGAAACTGGAATTTTTAAGGTTGATCGACACGAGGCTCACCGGTAAGGGTGTGCGTGGTAACTCCAGGATCCTGATTCCACGTTTCAGCAGGGAGGATCTCGGGAGGTGCCCTGGCTTCTGA
- a CDS encoding archease, whose amino-acid sequence MKGFEFFDVTADAGYWAYGHTLEEVFENAALAMFEVMTDTSLVEAAEERRVEITSEDRVSLLYDWLDELLFIHDTEFILFSKFKVKIDEKDDGLHLKGTAMGETIKERHERRDEVKAVTFHMMDIMEDDGLLKARVILDL is encoded by the coding sequence ATGAAAGGGTTTGAATTCTTTGATGTCACTGCAGATGCTGGATACTGGGCCTATGGACATACCCTTGAGGAGGTGTTCGAGAACGCGGCCCTTGCAATGTTTGAGGTTATGACCGACACGTCACTGGTTGAGGCTGCTGAGGAGAGAAGAGTTGAAATCACATCAGAGGATAGAGTCTCACTCCTCTATGACTGGCTGGACGAACTGCTCTTCATACATGACACTGAATTTATTTTATTCAGTAAATTCAAAGTTAAGATAGATGAGAAAGATGATGGCCTCCACCTCAAAGGTACCGCCATGGGTGAAACGATAAAGGAAAGGCATGAGCGGCGTGACGAGGTGAAGGCGGTGACATTCCATATGATGGATATAATGGAGGATGATGGGCTGTTAAAGGCAAGGGTAATCCTTGACCTCTAA
- a CDS encoding RtcB family protein, giving the protein MSIHEELVKVRESVWEVPTSYKKGMRVPGRIFLREEALRDLEKGAIDQVANVACLPGIQKFSIGLPDIHFGYGFSIGGVGAFSARTGVISPGGVGFDINCGVRMVRTNLNHEDVRPKIKELINTLFTNVPSGVGSKGKIRLKQGEIDEVLENGAEWAVENGYGWDQDLKYLEENGKMEDASSEKVSEKAKKRGIPQLGSLGSGNHFLEVQMVDEIFDEEAARAYGVSQGNVAVMIHSGSRGCGHQVCSDYLRLMDKAYKRYKINIPDRQLACAPVDSDEALDYFQAMAAAANYAWANRQMIVHWVRESFEAVFGMTAEDMEMEILYDVAHNIAKKEVHTVKGRDTELFVHRKGATRAFGPGRDEIPREYRKIGQPVIIPGTMGTSSYLLHGTDVAMAETFGSTAHGAGRKMSRAGAKKTYRGEEVQRKLESEGIYVRATSMPVVAEEAPGAYKDVDVVVRTAHETGISRLVARMLPLGVAKG; this is encoded by the coding sequence ATGAGTATACATGAAGAACTGGTTAAGGTGAGAGAATCCGTATGGGAAGTTCCAACATCATACAAGAAGGGAATGCGGGTGCCCGGGAGGATCTTCCTGCGTGAGGAGGCCCTCAGGGACCTTGAGAAGGGCGCCATTGATCAGGTGGCCAACGTTGCATGCCTTCCCGGCATCCAGAAGTTCTCAATTGGACTGCCAGATATTCACTTCGGTTACGGCTTCAGTATTGGGGGTGTTGGTGCCTTCAGCGCCCGTACAGGGGTTATAAGCCCTGGAGGTGTTGGGTTCGACATAAACTGTGGTGTGAGGATGGTCCGGACAAACCTCAACCATGAGGATGTCAGGCCAAAGATAAAGGAGCTCATAAACACTCTCTTCACCAATGTCCCCTCCGGTGTTGGGAGTAAGGGGAAGATACGTCTGAAACAAGGTGAGATCGATGAGGTCCTTGAAAACGGTGCTGAATGGGCCGTTGAAAACGGATACGGCTGGGACCAGGACCTCAAATACCTGGAAGAAAATGGTAAAATGGAGGATGCCAGCTCAGAAAAGGTCAGTGAGAAGGCCAAGAAAAGGGGTATACCCCAGCTCGGATCCCTTGGCTCAGGTAACCACTTCCTTGAGGTCCAGATGGTTGATGAGATCTTCGATGAGGAAGCAGCCAGGGCCTACGGTGTGAGCCAGGGAAATGTAGCCGTCATGATACACTCTGGTTCACGTGGCTGCGGTCACCAGGTCTGCTCAGATTACCTCAGGCTAATGGACAAGGCATACAAGAGGTACAAGATAAACATACCTGACAGACAGCTTGCATGCGCCCCTGTGGATTCGGATGAGGCCCTGGATTATTTCCAGGCCATGGCAGCTGCTGCAAATTATGCCTGGGCCAACCGTCAGATGATAGTCCACTGGGTCAGGGAGTCATTTGAGGCTGTCTTCGGCATGACTGCAGAGGACATGGAGATGGAAATACTCTATGACGTGGCCCACAACATAGCCAAGAAGGAGGTGCACACAGTAAAGGGTCGTGATACAGAGCTATTCGTCCACAGAAAGGGTGCTACAAGGGCATTCGGACCTGGAAGGGATGAGATACCCCGGGAATACAGAAAAATCGGTCAACCCGTTATAATACCCGGGACAATGGGAACATCATCCTACCTCCTCCACGGGACAGATGTCGCCATGGCGGAAACCTTCGGTTCAACCGCCCACGGCGCCGGCCGTAAGATGAGCCGTGCAGGTGCCAAGAAGACCTACCGGGGCGAGGAGGTCCAGAGGAAACTTGAAAGTGAGGGCATATATGTGAGGGCCACCTCCATGCCTGTGGTTGCAGAGGAGGCCCCGGGGGCCTACAAGGACGTGGACGTCGTTGTGAGGACAGCCCATGAAACAGGCATATCCCGCCTCGTGGCCAGGATGCTCCCCCTCGGCGTTGCCAAGGGATAG